AAATTCAAAATGTAGAGTAGATATGTTATACGTATTTTCAGCACCGTCGGGAAGCGGCAAGACAACGATAGTAAAAGAGGTACTGAAAGAATATCCAGAGTTTATGTTTTCAATCTCAGCAACTACTAGGCAGAAAAGAAAAAACGAAACAGACAAGAAAGATTATTTCTTCATAACTAAGGAAGAGTTTGAAAGCAAGATTAAGAATGATGAGTTTGTGGAATACGAACTGATATACGATAATAATTATTACGGAACGTTAAAGAGTGAAGTTGACAAATGCCTTACTTCCGGAAAGTCGATGGTTTTTGACATGGATGTGAAGGGTGCACTTTCGATAAAGAGAATTTATAAAGACAAGGCATTGTTAATATTCGTAAATCCACCTGACAAGAATACAATAATAGAAAGACTAATAAACCGAGGAACGGAAAGCGATGAATATCTCAAGAAAAGAATTGCAAGGATAGATTTTGAAATGAAGCAGAAAGACCAGTTTGATGTTGTGCTGGACAATTTTGAATTAAAAACAGCAGTAGAAGAAGCAAAAAATATTATTAAAAAATATAAAGGAATACAAAATGGCAATAACAACAGTTGATTTAGACAAATTCGAGAAAAGTGCCGAAAATATTTACGAAGCTACAGTAGTAGCTTCAAAAAGGGCAAGACAAATCAATGACGAAACCAGGATTGAAGTAAGCCAGAGACTTGAGCCTGTACTTATGAAAGAAACAGATGAAGATTCAGGAACGAATCAGGACAAGCTTAACTTATCTCTTGAGTTTGAAAAAAGGATTAAACCTACAATTCAGGCAGTTGATGAACTGATAAGTAAAAAGCTGAGCTTCAGGTACAAAGGACTAAAGTAATAATATTATATTGAACTTTGTTAAAGGGAAAGAAAATAATAGTCGGCATTAGTGCTGGTATAGCAGCATACAAGATAAACAATCTGGTTAGACTTTTCATTAAAACCGGTGCGGAAGTACGAGTGATAATGACACCATCAGCAGTAAATTTTGTTTCGCCTTTAACTCTTTCAGTACTTTCAAGAAATCCCGTCATAATAAATATGTTTCCAGAGGGAGACATGTCAAAAGTTGAAACAGTCAACGCAGGCACGTGGCATATAACAAACGGAACCTGGGCAGACATGTTTGTGCTTGCTCCGGCAACAGCAAACACGATTGCTAAAATAAATGCAGGAATATCTGATAACTTTTTACTTTCCTCAATACTTGCCGCAAGATGTCCCATTGTAGTAGTACCTACAATGGATGAAGACATGTATAACAACAAAGTAACTCAAAGAAATATTAAGTCACTGAAAAATGACGGTTACAGAATAATGCAACCTGTCGAAGGGGAGCTTGCGAGCGGAATATACGGAATGGGAAAAATGCCTGAGCCTGAGCAAATTATTGAATTTGTTGAAGAGCAGTTTTATGAAAAAGATTTAAAGGGAAAGAAAATACTCGTAACTGCCGGACCTACAAGACAGCCGATTGATGCGGTTCGTTACCTGTCGAATTACTCTTCGGGTAAGATGGGTTTCGAAATTGCGAAAGCAGCATATCTACGTGGAGCGGAAGTTGTGCTGATAACAGGACCATCTGCATTACAGCACAGGAAAGGTGTGACAAGAATTGATGTTGAAACAGGTGATGATATGCTTGATGCAGTAAAGAAGAATATGAAAGGGATAACTGCCGGGATAATGTCAGCTGCGGTCAGCGACTTCAAACCAAAGGTTGTGATGAAACATAAGATGAAGAAAGAGGAGACAGGAAAAGAGTATAATCTTGAGCTTATAAAGACGACTGATATTTTAGGTTATATGGGAAAGAATAAAAAAGGATACAGACTTGTTGGATTTGCTCTCGAGACAGATAATGGAGTAGAAAATGCAAAGAAGAAAATGAAGAATAAAAATCTTGATATGATAGTATTGAACAATCCGAATGTCGAGGGAGCGGGATTCGGTACGGACACTAATGTTGCAACGTTGATTAACAAGACAACGGTGAAGGAGCTGGCAAAGATGACGAAATTTGAGCTGGCGAATGAGATACTTGACAGTTTGTTTGGGAAGAGATAGATTATTATTTTTATAGAACGTTGATTTGTTCGGATAAGAGAATAAATTATTTCGAAGTACATTTTTTACCGCAAAGGTCGTAAAGAAGAGCAAGTAGAACAATAAATATATTAATTAAGAATATTTCTTACAGCAAAGCACAAAGATAAGTTGAAAAGAAAATTATTAGAAGATAGTATAAATTATTTGAAGTATGTTCAGGGCGAGAAGGAAATTCACATTCCCAGAGAATTACTAAAAGAGTATGACCTTGAAGTACCAGATGAGGATACTGATGTGGAAGAACTGAAAATAAAAATTGCTGTTCATAATCACGAGACTGAATATAAAGAAAAAGTTGAAAGTGAGAATATAGTGAGGGAAGGATCTCCGATGACATTACTGAGAGAAGAATGGATGGATGTAAAGAAAATCAGCGAACTGGATTCACTGATAAACAAATGTATAAAGTGCAATCTTTGCGAAACGAGAAAGAATTTTGTTTTTGGAACAGGTAGTCCGAATGCAGATGTGATGGTCATCGGTGAGGCACCGGGTGCAGACGAAGACGAGAAGGGAGAACCCTTTGTAGGCAGAGCTGGTAAGCTGCTGACAGATATATTAAAAGCTATTAATTTTTCAAGAGAAGAAGTTTTCATCTGCAATATTTTAAAATGCAGACCACCTGAAAACAGGAATCCGACTCCTGAGGAAATACTAAAATGCGAGCCGTATTTACTTAAACAAATCGAGCTTATAAAGCCAAAGTTAATTCTATGTGTAGGTACGTTTGCAGGACAGACGATGCTGAGGGTTAAAGAGACACTAGGAAGAATGAGGGGTAAAATCTACAAACTCACTTTTGGCGATATTAAAGTAAAGGCTATGGTAACTTACCACCCGGCTGCACTACTCAGAAATCCAAACTGGAAGAAACCGACATGGGAAGACGTACAATTATTCAGAAAAGAGTATGACAAGGAAAAAA
Above is a genomic segment from Ignavibacteria bacterium containing:
- the gmk gene encoding guanylate kinase — encoded protein: MLYVFSAPSGSGKTTIVKEVLKEYPEFMFSISATTRQKRKNETDKKDYFFITKEEFESKIKNDEFVEYELIYDNNYYGTLKSEVDKCLTSGKSMVFDMDVKGALSIKRIYKDKALLIFVNPPDKNTIIERLINRGTESDEYLKKRIARIDFEMKQKDQFDVVLDNFELKTAVEEAKNIIKKYKGIQNGNNNS
- a CDS encoding DNA-directed RNA polymerase subunit omega; this encodes MAITTVDLDKFEKSAENIYEATVVASKRARQINDETRIEVSQRLEPVLMKETDEDSGTNQDKLNLSLEFEKRIKPTIQAVDELISKKLSFRYKGLK
- the coaBC gene encoding bifunctional phosphopantothenoylcysteine decarboxylase/phosphopantothenate--cysteine ligase CoaBC, coding for MLKGKKIIVGISAGIAAYKINNLVRLFIKTGAEVRVIMTPSAVNFVSPLTLSVLSRNPVIINMFPEGDMSKVETVNAGTWHITNGTWADMFVLAPATANTIAKINAGISDNFLLSSILAARCPIVVVPTMDEDMYNNKVTQRNIKSLKNDGYRIMQPVEGELASGIYGMGKMPEPEQIIEFVEEQFYEKDLKGKKILVTAGPTRQPIDAVRYLSNYSSGKMGFEIAKAAYLRGAEVVLITGPSALQHRKGVTRIDVETGDDMLDAVKKNMKGITAGIMSAAVSDFKPKVVMKHKMKKEETGKEYNLELIKTTDILGYMGKNKKGYRLVGFALETDNGVENAKKKMKNKNLDMIVLNNPNVEGAGFGTDTNVATLINKTTVKELAKMTKFELANEILDSLFGKR
- a CDS encoding uracil-DNA glycosylase, whose amino-acid sequence is MKRKLLEDSINYLKYVQGEKEIHIPRELLKEYDLEVPDEDTDVEELKIKIAVHNHETEYKEKVESENIVREGSPMTLLREEWMDVKKISELDSLINKCIKCNLCETRKNFVFGTGSPNADVMVIGEAPGADEDEKGEPFVGRAGKLLTDILKAINFSREEVFICNILKCRPPENRNPTPEEILKCEPYLLKQIELIKPKLILCVGTFAGQTMLRVKETLGRMRGKIYKLTFGDIKVKAMVTYHPAALLRNPNWKKPTWEDVQLFRKEYDKEKNNTG